A single Epinephelus fuscoguttatus linkage group LG13, E.fuscoguttatus.final_Chr_v1 DNA region contains:
- the pttg1ipb gene encoding PTTG1 interacting protein b produces MTSALMFMRPTLQFESETFSLVAASTQSMALTRLMMSGAYTAPAFVFALILYGVIISTEAQTATPAPTPAPCALRSNTSCAECLQNVTCLWCEPTKLCVDYPVRRILPPRSVCPLNDARWGVCWVNFQILIITMSVLGGIIIIAILLCCLCCCCKCERHGNSREDAKVERQNRARKTRQKAKRNEMQMRHDEIRKKYGITKDNPYARMDDH; encoded by the exons ATGACGTCAGCCCTTATGTTTATGAGGCCCACCCTCCAGTTTGAGTCAGAAACCTTTAGTTTGGTCGCTGCCTCCACGCAGTCGATGGCTCTAACTCGTCTCATGATGTCCGGCGCTTACACAGCTccagcttttgtttttgctctgattTTATACGGTGTTATAATAAGCACAGAGGCGCAGACAGCCACTCCTGCTCCAACTCcgg CTCCCTGTGCCTTAAGATCCAACACCAGCTGTGCTGAATGTCTGCAGAATGTGACA tgtttgtggtgtgaacCTACCAAACTATGTGTTGACTACCCAGTGAGGAGGATCCTGCCCCCCAGGAGTGTGTGTCCACTGAATGATGCACGATGGGGGGTGTGTTGGG TCAACTTCCAGATTTTGATCATCACCATGTCCGTGCTGGGgggcatcatcatcatcgccaTCCTCCtttgctgcctctgctgctgctgcaagtgTGAAAGACATGG GAACAGTAGAGAAGATGCAAAGGTGGAGCGACAAAACCGAGCAAGGAAGACCCGTCAGAAAGCAAA GAGAAATGAGATGCAGATGAGACATGATGAAATCAGGAAGAAATATG GTATAACAAAGGATAATCCATACGCCCGTATGGACGATCATTGA